One genomic segment of Aliarcobacter cibarius includes these proteins:
- a CDS encoding NADH-quinone oxidoreductase subunit NuoE family protein: MSSFSYTPENEAKFQEYASRYPKIDSCMLPALWLVQEQEGWVSPEAMVYVAQKVQKSPMQVYEVATFYTMFNLKPKGKYHIELCKTVSCMLMGAKELKKYIKDTLGLEPGETSADGLFTFSEVECQGACGDAPMIALNNVYHGKLTKEKLEKIIWECKNGN; this comes from the coding sequence ATGAGTAGTTTTAGTTACACACCAGAAAATGAAGCAAAATTCCAAGAATACGCTTCAAGATATCCAAAAATTGACTCTTGTATGTTACCAGCTCTTTGGTTAGTACAAGAACAAGAAGGTTGGGTTAGTCCAGAAGCTATGGTTTACGTAGCACAAAAAGTTCAAAAAAGTCCTATGCAAGTTTATGAAGTAGCAACTTTTTATACAATGTTCAATTTAAAACCAAAAGGTAAATATCATATTGAACTATGTAAAACAGTATCTTGCATGCTTATGGGAGCAAAAGAGCTTAAAAAGTATATAAAAGACACTTTAGGATTAGAGCCTGGGGAAACAAGTGCTGATGGTCTTTTTACATTTAGTGAAGTTGAATGTCAAGGTGCATGTGGAGATGCTCCAATGATTGCATTAAATAATGTTTATCATGGAAAATTAACAAAAGAAAAACTGGAAAAAATAATTTGGGAGTGTAAAAATGGTAACTAA